ACGTCCGACCAGCGCAACGCAGAACTGCAGCAGGCGATCGGAGACAGACCCGGCATTCATGATGTTGGCGGCGATGATGAAGAGCGGCACCGCAAGCAGGATGAAGCTCTGATAAAGCCCGTCGATCAGGATCTTGCCACTGATGCCGACGCTCTGGCCGGTGGCCGCCAGATAGGCAAAGGATGCAACCAGGATCGCATAGGCGATCGGCGTCCCCATGACGGCCAGGCCCAGAAGAATGACGATGCAGAGAAGAAAGGCGACGCTCATGCCTGGCCTCCCGCCTGACCCGGATTGGCAGGATCGTTGAGGCTTTCACGGAGCGCCCTCCAGACCTGCCAGAAGTAGCGAACTGCAACGGCGACGAGAAAGACAATGTAGATCATGTAGACGTCCCGCATCCGGATCCAGTCGCCGAACAGATCTCCCAGGGTAGCGGTCTTCTTCAGCCGAAGAATGTAGAGCCGATCCCAGGTCGGAGCGATGGAGATCAGAAGCGCGACCGCGACAGCAAGCCCGGTGATGACTGTGAAGATGCGCTGGACCCTGGGGGATACGGACACGAAGAGTACATCGAACGTGACGTGGTCCTCCACTCGAACGACAAAACTGTTCCCCCAGAAAATCAGCCAGACCCATACGGCAAGGCAGAACTCGAGCGTCCATCCGAAATTGGCCGGCTCCAGGAACGGGATGTTTTCGGCCACCCAGGGCATGCGCGCC
This DNA window, taken from Peteryoungia algae, encodes the following:
- a CDS encoding TRAP transporter small permease gives rise to the protein MFATFILQVLVRYTARMPWVAENIPFLEPANFGWTLEFCLAVWVWLIFWGNSFVVRVEDHVTFDVLFVSVSPRVQRIFTVITGLAVAVALLISIAPTWDRLYILRLKKTATLGDLFGDWIRMRDVYMIYIVFLVAVAVRYFWQVWRALRESLNDPANPGQAGGQA